The sequence TGCGCGCGCAGGCCGACCTCGTCATCGACACCAGCGACCTGACCGTCCACGATCTGCGCGATCGGATCGTCGGTGCGTTCTCCAAGTCCCCGCGCGAGACGCGCCTGCAGGTCACCGTCGTCTCGTTCGGCTACAAGTACGGCCTCCCCATGGACGCCGATGTGGTGCTGGACGTTCGATTCTTGCCGAATCCGCACTGGGTCGAGGAGCTTCGCCCGCTTCCCGGGACCGACACGCGGGTATCTGAATACGTGATGTCTCGCCAGGCGACCACCGACTTCTTGCTCCGCTTCGAGCAGATGCTCGAGGTGCTGATCCCCGGGTACCTGACCGAGGGGAAGCGGTACCTCACGGTCGCCATCGGCTGCACCGGCGGCCGCCACCGGTCGGTCGTCGTCGGCGAGGAGGTCGCCGAGATGCTGCGCGGTCGCGGGCTCCCGGTGGCCGTCGAGCACCGCGACATCGACCGCAGCTGAGCCGGCTTCGACCGCAGACATGACCGGTCCTCGTATCGTCTGCATCGGCGGCGGCCACGGCCTTTCCGCGGCGCTCGGCGCCGCCCGGCAGCTAACCGACGACGTCACCGCCGTCGTCACCGTCGCCGACGACGGCGGCTCATCGGGAGTCCTGCGCGACTGGCTGGGGATCCCGGCGCCCGGAGACCTGCGCATGGCGATCGCGGCTCTCGCCGGCGAGAGCCGCGCTCCTCCAATACCGCTTCTCGGAGGGGGATCTCGCCGGTCATCCGCTCGGCAATCTGCTGATCGCGGCGCTTTCCGACCTGCGCGGCGACTTCGTCGCGGCCGTGGACGAGGTCGCCGAGATCGCGGGCGTATTGGGTCGCGTCCTGCCGGCGACCTCGACCCCCGTACGGCTCCGCGCCCGGATGGGAGGACACGACATCCGTGGCCAGGTTTCGATCGCCACCGGGCCCGGCCCGGTCGAGCGCCTGTTCCTCGAGCCGGAGGATCCGCCGGCCGCCGAGGAGGCGGTGGAGGCGATCGAGACCTCGACGCTGACCGTGCTCGGCCCGGGCAGCCTCTTCACGAGCATCCTCGCGGCGCTTTTGGTGCCGGGGATCGGCGCCGCCCTCCCGCGCGCCGGTCGCGTGGCGCTGGTCCTGAACGCGGCGCAGCAGCTCGGCGAGACGGCGGGACTCGACGCCGCCGGTCACATCCGCGCGCTCGTCGAGCACATCCCGGGTCTGCGTCTGGATGCGGTGCTGGTGCACGAGGGTCCGCTTCCCGGCGTCGCAAGACCGCTGGTGACCGACGCGATCGAGCTCGGGTCGCTCCGCGCTCCGGTCGTGAGAGCCGACCTCATCGCGTCGGCCGCTCGTCACGACCCCGACAAGCTCGCTTCCGCGCTCAAGGGGCTGCTTTGAAAGGGAGAGGAGTCGGCTTCACGGATCGAGTGAAATCGGAGCTCGCGCGTCTCCAGGCGCCCCGGGCATGCTGTCGCCGGGCCGAGCTCGCCGCGATCCTCCGTTCCG comes from Actinomycetota bacterium and encodes:
- the rapZ gene encoding RNase adapter RapZ → MARTEPRREDVPSELPDFTIITGLSGAGRSEASKALEDLGYFVIDNLPPALIGKMADLGQAPGSPAQHIALVVDVRGGQFFSELTEALKDLAQRGVDYRILFLTAGDDVLVRRFEATRRRHPLGERVVDGIAAERALLESMRAQADLVIDTSDLTVHDLRDRIVGAFSKSPRETRLQVTVVSFGYKYGLPMDADVVLDVRFLPNPHWVEELRPLPGTDTRVSEYVMSRQATTDFLLRFEQMLEVLIPGYLTEGKRYLTVAIGCTGGRHRSVVVGEEVAEMLRGRGLPVAVEHRDIDRS